One window of the Candidatus Falkowbacteria bacterium genome contains the following:
- a CDS encoding NAD(P)/FAD-dependent oxidoreductase translates to MKHDVAIIGGGPAGLMAAGRAGELGARVVLIEKNNRAGIKLLASGGSRCNITNTSDEPRSMAAKYGKNGKFLISALHRFSPESVMDFFERRGVKLKTERAGRVFPVSDRSQDVLDALWKYIRHPGIEFKGGSPVKDIVVDGRRISRVILANGQAIEADQYVVATGGKSYPATGSSGDGWAWLDSIGHQIVPPLPGLSPIILGGPVVSELSGLSLHDVEISAYAGKKRIDKRFGDAIFTGNGMSGPAIHDLSKSVSQALPGSTEISIDFFPALEQFRFDHRLQNDFQINNNKQFKNGLSTLLPPKIIPVIIRLSGIDPEKRVNQITREERLRLIGLLKDLRFKVQGVAGFDKAIVTVGGVSLSEIVPKTMRSTLVENLYLAGEVLDLDGPTGGYNLQMCWSTGFVAGESAAAASLKI, encoded by the coding sequence ATGAAACATGACGTAGCGATTATTGGCGGAGGACCAGCAGGCCTGATGGCGGCTGGACGAGCGGGCGAACTTGGCGCGCGCGTGGTTCTGATTGAAAAGAATAATCGCGCCGGCATCAAATTGCTGGCGTCAGGCGGCAGCCGCTGCAACATCACCAACACCTCGGATGAGCCGAGGAGTATGGCGGCCAAGTACGGCAAAAACGGCAAGTTCCTTATTTCGGCCCTGCATCGCTTCAGTCCTGAATCGGTGATGGATTTTTTCGAGCGTCGGGGGGTCAAGCTCAAGACTGAGCGCGCCGGCAGGGTGTTTCCGGTCAGTGACCGTTCACAGGACGTGCTTGACGCTCTTTGGAAATACATCAGGCATCCCGGTATCGAGTTCAAAGGCGGTTCGCCGGTCAAAGACATCGTGGTTGATGGGCGGAGAATTTCCCGAGTCATTCTGGCCAACGGCCAAGCGATCGAGGCGGACCAATATGTTGTCGCCACCGGCGGCAAATCGTATCCGGCAACCGGTTCCTCGGGTGATGGCTGGGCATGGCTCGATTCGATCGGACATCAGATAGTCCCGCCATTGCCAGGATTATCGCCTATCATCCTGGGCGGCCCGGTTGTTTCTGAATTGTCAGGCTTAAGCCTTCACGACGTAGAGATATCCGCTTATGCCGGCAAGAAACGCATCGACAAGCGCTTCGGCGATGCGATATTTACCGGTAATGGCATGAGCGGTCCGGCCATTCATGACTTGAGCAAATCGGTCAGCCAGGCGCTGCCAGGCAGCACCGAGATTTCAATCGATTTCTTTCCCGCCCTGGAGCAGTTCAGGTTCGACCATCGCTTGCAGAACGATTTCCAGATCAATAACAATAAGCAATTCAAGAATGGGCTCTCGACCTTGCTGCCGCCGAAGATAATCCCGGTCATAATCAGGCTCTCCGGAATTGATCCGGAAAAGAGAGTCAACCAGATCACCAGGGAAGAGCGGTTGCGGCTCATCGGTTTGCTTAAGGATTTGCGTTTCAAGGTCCAGGGCGTTGCCGGATTCGACAAGGCCATAGTCACGGTCGGTGGAGTGTCTTTGTCTGAAATAGTGCCCAAGACGATGAGGTCGACACTGGTAGAAAATCTGTATTTGGCCGGCGAGGTGTTAGATCTTGACGGTCCGACCGGAGGATATAATTTGCAGATGTGCTGGAGCACGGGTTTCGTGGCCGGTGAGAGTGCCGCTGCCGCTAGTTTGAAAATATGA
- a CDS encoding copper-binding protein, translating to MKKTIIISLLSLVLATGCGSAASKTTPGKPAGQNQSPTTRTIDITNFAFQPATITINAGDTIVWTNRDSVSHNIKGQGLSSPTMPANGIHKQLFSKSGSYDYACGLHPDMKGKVIVQ from the coding sequence ATGAAAAAAACCATCATCATCAGCCTGCTCTCCTTGGTTCTGGCCACCGGATGCGGCAGCGCTGCCAGCAAAACGACGCCGGGCAAACCTGCCGGGCAAAACCAGTCGCCGACCACCAGGACTATCGATATCACGAACTTCGCCTTCCAGCCCGCAACGATCACGATTAACGCCGGCGACACGATCGTTTGGACCAACCGCGACTCAGTTTCCCACAACATTAAAGGCCAAGGACTATCTTCACCCACGATGCCAGCCAACGGTATACACAAACAGCTCTTCAGCAAATCCGGCAGCTACGACTACGCCTGCGGCTTGCATCCCGATATGAAAGGAAAAGTGATCGTCCAATAA
- a CDS encoding rRNA pseudouridine synthase — protein MNKEKDIYPVIINKYLALKKISSRKEADRLLKAGKIKVNGKLAEPGQMISSADEVEVEINKNFIYLAYHKPKGIITHSPQGKEKSIADIFKAKEKVFPLGRLDKASSGLIILTNDGRITERLLSPDVWHEKEYEVAVNKKIDEKMLNQLARGVRLDDGYQTRPCQVRKQGEKKFSIILTEGKKHQIRRMCQALGYHVDELKRVRIVNIRLGDIKIGGSREIKGQELEKFLGLVGLHKPLPKGV, from the coding sequence ATGAACAAAGAAAAGGATATCTACCCTGTAATCATCAATAAATATCTGGCGTTGAAAAAGATTAGCAGCCGCAAGGAAGCCGACCGGCTGCTTAAAGCCGGCAAGATTAAGGTAAACGGCAAGCTAGCCGAACCGGGCCAGATGATCAGTTCTGCCGATGAAGTCGAGGTGGAGATTAATAAAAACTTCATCTACCTCGCCTACCATAAGCCCAAAGGCATAATTACCCACAGCCCTCAGGGCAAAGAGAAGAGTATCGCTGATATTTTCAAGGCCAAAGAGAAAGTTTTTCCCTTGGGCCGTTTGGACAAGGCTTCTTCTGGCCTGATTATCCTAACCAATGATGGCCGCATCACTGAGCGGCTGCTCAGTCCGGACGTCTGGCATGAAAAAGAGTATGAAGTCGCAGTCAACAAGAAGATTGATGAAAAAATGCTCAATCAGCTGGCTCGCGGGGTGAGACTGGATGACGGCTATCAGACTAGGCCTTGCCAAGTGAGAAAACAGGGGGAAAAGAAGTTCAGTATAATATTGACTGAAGGCAAGAAGCACCAGATCAGGCGGATGTGCCAGGCGCTGGGTTATCACGTCGATGAGCTCAAGCGGGTCAGGATCGTCAATATCAGGTTAGGGGATATAAAAATCGGAGGATCACGCGAGATAAAAGGCCAAGAGCTCGAGAAATTCCTCGGCTTGGTCGGATTACATAAGCCATTGCCAAAGGGGGTTTAA
- the truB gene encoding tRNA pseudouridine(55) synthase TruB gives MAAPTNQASKPRIFGVYKPVGPTSHDIVNRIRRVTGEKRVGHAGTLDPLACGVLVVAVGRESTKQLQAIVESEKEYVAGVRIGQGSTTDDAEGDKSDGPIIDPPSVETINEVLQKFVGEIEQVPPAYSAIKVGGKTAYKMARKGQALELRARTVLIKEIELLGCEWPELSIRVVTGPGTYIRSLARDIGEALGTKAYMSSLERTRVGQFRKEDAIPVEEIMMLSSSSLEEYLKN, from the coding sequence ATGGCGGCACCTACCAATCAAGCGTCGAAGCCGAGAATTTTCGGTGTCTATAAGCCGGTCGGTCCGACTTCGCATGATATCGTCAACCGGATTCGTCGAGTGACCGGAGAAAAGAGGGTCGGCCATGCCGGTACGCTTGATCCGCTTGCGTGCGGAGTTTTGGTCGTGGCGGTCGGCCGCGAGTCGACAAAACAGCTTCAAGCGATAGTTGAGAGCGAGAAGGAATATGTGGCGGGCGTCCGTATAGGACAGGGCAGTACCACCGACGATGCCGAGGGTGATAAGTCGGACGGACCGATTATCGACCCGCCTTCGGTAGAAACAATAAATGAAGTTTTGCAAAAATTCGTCGGAGAGATCGAGCAAGTTCCGCCGGCCTACAGCGCGATTAAGGTCGGCGGCAAGACGGCGTACAAGATGGCTAGAAAAGGCCAGGCATTGGAGCTTAGGGCCAGGACGGTGCTCATCAAGGAAATTGAGCTGCTCGGTTGTGAGTGGCCGGAGTTGAGCATCAGGGTCGTGACCGGCCCAGGGACCTATATCCGTAGCCTGGCTCGAGATATCGGCGAAGCCTTGGGCACGAAAGCTTATATGTCTTCTCTGGAACGTACTCGTGTCGGTCAGTTCCGCAAAGAAGATGCTATTCCTGTTGAAGAGATAATGATGCTGTCCTCATCATCACTTGAAGAATATTTGAAGAACTGA
- a CDS encoding phosphoribosylaminoimidazolesuccinocarboxamide synthase — translation MNRLPLLQTDFPDLKLAGRGKVRDIYDLGETLLIVTTDRISAFDVIMGEPVPSKGYVLNQLSAFWFDQMEEIIPNHMISICTDDFPEECHKYAHLLAGRSMLVKKAQPLAAECIVRGYISGSGWKDYKATGSICGIKLPTGLVESDRLDEPIFTPSTKAELGTHDENISFDRMVDLVGYDIACDVRRASLNIYSRARDIANTRGIIIADTKFEFGIYDGQLIIIDECMTPDSSRFWPKDQYKPGGPQPSFDKQFLRDYLETLDWGKTAPAPPLPPEIVAKTAEKYMEALTRIARPRK, via the coding sequence ATGAACAGACTGCCATTACTGCAAACCGATTTTCCCGATCTGAAGCTGGCTGGCCGCGGCAAAGTCCGCGATATCTACGACCTGGGCGAGACATTGCTGATCGTCACGACTGACCGGATTTCGGCCTTCGACGTCATCATGGGCGAACCGGTGCCGTCCAAAGGCTACGTCCTGAACCAGCTGTCCGCCTTCTGGTTCGATCAGATGGAAGAGATTATCCCGAACCACATGATCTCCATCTGCACGGACGATTTCCCTGAGGAGTGCCACAAGTACGCCCATCTCCTGGCCGGCCGTTCCATGCTGGTGAAGAAAGCTCAGCCTTTAGCGGCCGAGTGCATCGTACGCGGCTACATTTCCGGCTCCGGCTGGAAGGATTACAAGGCGACCGGGTCCATCTGCGGCATCAAACTGCCGACCGGCCTGGTCGAATCCGACCGCCTCGACGAGCCGATCTTCACCCCTTCGACCAAAGCCGAGCTCGGCACCCACGACGAGAACATCTCGTTCGACCGCATGGTTGATCTGGTCGGGTACGACATCGCCTGCGACGTCCGCCGCGCCAGCCTCAACATCTATTCCCGAGCTCGCGACATCGCCAACACCAGGGGCATTATCATCGCTGACACCAAGTTCGAGTTCGGCATTTACGACGGCCAGCTGATCATCATCGATGAGTGCATGACCCCCGACTCCAGCCGTTTCTGGCCCAAGGACCAGTACAAGCCTGGGGGACCGCAGCCTTCTTTCGACAAACAGTTCCTGAGGGACTACCTCGAGACGCTCGACTGGGGCAAAACCGCACCGGCACCGCCGCTGCCTCCGGAAATCGTGGCCAAGACCGCCGAGAAGTACATGGAAGCTTTGACCAGAATCGCCCGTCCGCGCAAATAA
- a CDS encoding PspC domain-containing protein: protein MTEQSNRPKRSRADRIIFGVCGGLANHYELDATLIRILFILLALTNGVGIVLYLILAIMMPLEDGTEEGISREAKAKELAGEIGQKAKALGQEMKENQTLRWRSRNVFGGVVVFIGVIMLLERVAPFVFHWVNWGVIWPLLIIFLGLYLIAHKD from the coding sequence ATGACAGAGCAATCGAACAGGCCAAAACGTTCGCGCGCAGATCGCATCATCTTCGGTGTTTGCGGCGGCTTGGCCAATCATTACGAGCTTGATGCGACCTTGATTCGCATCCTTTTTATCCTGCTGGCCCTGACCAACGGTGTCGGCATCGTCCTTTATCTGATTCTAGCTATCATGATGCCGCTCGAGGACGGCACGGAAGAGGGGATAAGCCGTGAGGCAAAAGCTAAAGAACTGGCGGGAGAGATCGGCCAGAAGGCTAAAGCCCTGGGTCAGGAAATGAAGGAAAACCAGACGTTGCGCTGGCGTTCAAGAAATGTGTTCGGCGGGGTGGTGGTCTTCATCGGCGTAATCATGCTTCTGGAGAGGGTCGCTCCATTCGTTTTCCACTGGGTCAATTGGGGCGTAATCTGGCCGCTTCTGATAATTTTCTTGGGCCTTTACTTGATCGCTCATAAGGATTAA
- a CDS encoding DedA family protein, which yields MITPLAKLITLPATTLYALLFPIAVIEGPIITVISGFFGANQIINIYIAYFIMVAGDITGDCLYYALGRFGGRRFFDRWGHLLGISASKVSSMESHYRKHSGKTILISKITHGIGPVFLVAAGASRVPFKRFIAYSSLGSFPITLILLLIGYFFGQAYMSISLYLDWFGYAASGIAILLFIGYRLMVLFAKKYEEKI from the coding sequence ATGATTACTCCCCTTGCCAAACTCATTACCCTGCCGGCGACTACCCTTTATGCCCTGCTTTTCCCTATTGCCGTCATTGAGGGCCCGATTATCACCGTAATCTCCGGCTTTTTTGGAGCTAACCAGATTATCAATATCTATATCGCTTACTTCATCATGGTCGCGGGCGACATCACCGGCGACTGTCTCTACTATGCCCTCGGGCGCTTCGGCGGACGGCGTTTTTTTGACCGCTGGGGCCATCTCTTGGGCATCTCTGCCAGCAAAGTTTCTTCCATGGAAAGCCACTACCGCAAGCATAGCGGCAAGACCATCCTGATTTCCAAAATAACCCACGGCATCGGTCCGGTTTTCCTGGTCGCCGCAGGAGCCAGCCGAGTTCCATTTAAACGATTCATTGCCTACAGCTCCCTAGGATCTTTCCCAATCACCCTGATTCTGTTGCTGATCGGCTACTTCTTCGGCCAGGCTTATATGAGTATCAGCCTCTACCTTGACTGGTTCGGCTATGCCGCCTCTGGCATTGCCATCCTGCTGTTCATCGGCTATCGACTAATGGTTCTTTTCGCCAAGAAATACGAAGAAAAAATCTGA
- a CDS encoding glycosyltransferase family 4 protein encodes MTDRKKLNIAIVCDPIGDYKAGVLVSALRFSKLLQSRGHKVVFIGAKSPESPASGPYQGIMAYRFRSLPLPKSGGWRLAFPTIREIKDVLKREQIDVMHVFLPMSGALVSVKAARSLKVKIVAHSHSQPENLFMDAPKFAQPMLAKIWNRYLAWIYSKAEVVIYPSELARELLHHLCRKDKSSAVISNGIDTDEYRPQPFGNFLERNKLPATSSRLLFVGRLYPEKSVGTLIEAVPQIMEEQPDVHVMIIGEGHQRPKLEKLSKELGVAEKISFMGLVSEEDKLAAYNACDVFVLPSLAELEGMVVLEAMACAKPILISDAKMSASRFFVDGNGLLFVTGDPQDLARQALKLLADKDLRKAMGERSLAMSREYDIRESVNKMEQTYYSALGL; translated from the coding sequence ATGACAGATAGAAAAAAACTTAACATCGCTATAGTTTGCGACCCCATAGGCGATTATAAGGCCGGGGTGCTGGTTTCGGCTTTGCGTTTCAGCAAATTATTGCAATCCAGGGGTCATAAAGTAGTCTTTATCGGCGCCAAGTCCCCTGAAAGCCCGGCCAGCGGGCCATATCAGGGGATTATGGCTTACCGGTTCCGCAGCCTACCTTTGCCCAAGTCCGGGGGTTGGCGTTTAGCCTTTCCCACGATCAGGGAAATCAAGGATGTCTTGAAGCGCGAGCAGATCGACGTCATGCACGTCTTTCTGCCCATGTCAGGCGCCTTGGTCTCGGTCAAGGCTGCCAGATCGCTCAAGGTAAAAATTGTCGCTCATTCACACTCGCAGCCTGAAAATCTGTTTATGGATGCTCCGAAATTCGCCCAGCCCATGCTGGCGAAAATATGGAACAGGTATCTGGCCTGGATTTACAGCAAAGCCGAGGTCGTCATCTATCCTTCGGAGTTAGCCCGCGAACTGCTCCACCATCTTTGCCGCAAGGATAAGTCTTCGGCCGTGATAAGCAATGGCATAGACACCGATGAATACAGGCCGCAGCCGTTCGGAAACTTCCTTGAACGCAACAAGTTGCCAGCCACGTCGTCCAGGCTGCTTTTCGTAGGGCGGCTGTATCCTGAAAAATCCGTCGGTACCTTGATCGAGGCGGTGCCGCAGATCATGGAGGAGCAGCCGGATGTCCATGTCATGATAATAGGGGAGGGGCATCAGCGACCGAAGCTGGAAAAGCTATCTAAGGAGCTTGGCGTCGCCGAAAAAATATCGTTCATGGGACTAGTCAGTGAGGAGGACAAGCTAGCGGCTTATAACGCATGTGATGTCTTCGTCCTGCCCTCATTGGCCGAACTTGAAGGCATGGTTGTTTTAGAAGCTATGGCTTGCGCCAAGCCGATCCTCATTTCCGATGCCAAGATGAGTGCTTCCCGATTCTTTGTCGATGGCAATGGCTTGCTTTTCGTCACTGGCGATCCGCAGGACCTGGCCCGTCAGGCGCTCAAACTGCTTGCTGACAAGGATTTGCGCAAGGCTATGGGTGAAAGGAGCTTGGCCATGAGCCGGGAATATGACATCCGTGAAAGCGTCAACAAGATGGAGCAGACTTATTATTCAGCCTTGGGCCTATGA
- a CDS encoding alpha/beta hydrolase — MKEYYLESRGIYYRTSEFEPGRKTLVFVHGLSGSSSAWLKYESLFENEYNVITFDLRGHGQSAKPKNYEDYAMSLFADDLEGLVKHLGLEGFVLISHSFGTLIALEYLSKNQESVDRIVFLSPDFAVKKRLVSQLIRPLLLATSLFRLMPFKPAAGKHIDYERYPGSGDWNIPRMIADVGNTTMRVYLYCTRQTYVPDWGDFLPKIIKPTLIIHGRKDSIFPVRNSLVMDQKIKDTKLVILPEADHILVLNNFAEVSQVIKGFVG, encoded by the coding sequence ATGAAAGAATATTATCTTGAATCCAGAGGCATATATTATCGCACTAGCGAATTTGAGCCAGGGCGCAAGACACTGGTTTTCGTCCACGGCCTATCGGGCAGCTCTTCGGCCTGGCTTAAGTACGAGAGCTTATTCGAGAATGAGTATAATGTCATAACCTTCGATCTGCGTGGCCACGGCCAATCTGCCAAGCCGAAAAATTACGAAGACTACGCCATGTCGCTATTCGCTGACGACCTTGAAGGCTTGGTCAAGCATCTCGGACTCGAGGGTTTCGTGCTGATCAGCCATTCATTCGGCACATTGATAGCATTGGAATACCTTAGCAAGAACCAGGAATCTGTAGACAGGATAGTTTTTTTGAGCCCGGATTTTGCTGTCAAAAAAAGGCTGGTCTCGCAGCTTATTCGCCCGCTGCTTTTAGCCACGAGTCTGTTCAGGCTGATGCCGTTCAAGCCAGCCGCTGGGAAACATATTGATTATGAACGATATCCAGGGTCGGGTGACTGGAACATTCCGCGAATGATCGCCGATGTCGGCAATACGACCATGCGCGTCTATCTTTATTGCACGCGCCAGACCTATGTCCCGGACTGGGGGGACTTCCTCCCCAAGATCATTAAGCCGACCCTGATCATCCATGGCCGCAAGGATTCTATCTTTCCGGTCAGGAATTCATTGGTGATGGACCAGAAAATAAAAGACACCAAGCTTGTCATCCTGCCCGAGGCAGATCATATCTTGGTGCTTAATAATTTTGCGGAGGTTTCGCAAGTAATCAAGGGGTTCGTCGGCTGA
- a CDS encoding leucine-rich repeat domain-containing protein, which yields MKKNLLLFAAFGILLSGCNIVNTQPRSTDGIGKPAGDNNPAVTSGSTVDLSGKNMSSLSTAIFNQSGVTSFNVSGNRLTGALPSEMGKWKGLESLDASNNQMTGIPAEIGQLRNLKVIDYGKNQIDTMPNEIAELANLERLSLAGNLYREVPQTLLQLPKLGTLDLSGNRIAKLPENLLGWKNLRVLNLTGNPLASSEIERARGALPNTEINF from the coding sequence ATGAAAAAGAATTTATTACTGTTCGCAGCATTCGGCATCTTATTGTCCGGTTGCAACATCGTGAACACTCAACCTCGATCGACTGACGGTATCGGAAAACCGGCAGGGGACAATAATCCAGCCGTTACATCTGGCAGCACTGTCGATTTGAGCGGAAAAAACATGTCGAGCTTATCAACTGCCATTTTCAATCAGTCAGGCGTGACTTCGTTTAACGTTTCCGGCAACCGTCTCACTGGCGCTTTGCCCTCGGAAATGGGCAAGTGGAAGGGCCTTGAATCTCTTGATGCCAGCAATAATCAGATGACCGGCATTCCGGCCGAAATCGGCCAGCTGCGCAACCTTAAGGTTATCGATTATGGCAAGAACCAGATCGATACCATGCCTAATGAAATCGCCGAACTGGCCAACCTTGAGCGTCTTTCGCTAGCAGGGAACCTGTATCGCGAAGTGCCGCAGACGCTGTTGCAGCTGCCTAAATTAGGCACGCTTGACCTGTCTGGCAACCGGATCGCTAAATTACCGGAGAATCTTCTTGGCTGGAAGAATCTGCGTGTCTTGAACCTCACTGGCAACCCTTTGGCATCATCCGAAATCGAACGAGCTCGCGGAGCATTGCCTAACACCGAAATCAATTTCTAA
- a CDS encoding class I SAM-dependent methyltransferase encodes MAQKQVWENEYRSPQLVTKGEEPQNDVLRLLRVLKKKYGLEQTGLKVLDLGSGTGRNGNYLAELGNSVVGVEIAPTAVRLARERAQALGVSAEYHEQSMADRLPLEDLSVDLAIDITSSNSLLSAEREAYFAELARVLKPGAFLVLKTLCKEGDKNAKELLVKQPGPEPDTYVMAELGLTERVFSREDLLALYTRHFELLHLDKKSSYTRMNNRSYKRNFWLALWRKK; translated from the coding sequence ATGGCACAGAAACAGGTTTGGGAAAATGAATACCGGTCGCCGCAATTGGTGACCAAGGGCGAGGAGCCGCAGAACGATGTTTTGCGGCTGTTGCGCGTGCTCAAGAAAAAATACGGCCTCGAACAAACTGGACTAAAGGTCCTGGACTTGGGCTCCGGTACTGGCCGTAATGGCAATTACCTGGCCGAATTAGGCAATTCCGTAGTTGGCGTCGAGATCGCCCCGACTGCAGTAAGGCTGGCCCGGGAGCGGGCGCAGGCTCTCGGTGTCTCGGCTGAATATCATGAGCAAAGCATGGCTGACCGCCTGCCCCTCGAAGATTTATCGGTAGACCTGGCAATCGATATTACCTCATCTAACTCTCTTCTGTCAGCTGAAAGGGAAGCCTATTTCGCTGAGCTGGCAAGAGTGCTTAAGCCGGGGGCGTTCCTGGTTCTGAAGACGTTATGCAAAGAGGGAGACAAAAACGCCAAGGAGCTTCTGGTAAAACAGCCCGGGCCCGAGCCAGACACTTATGTTATGGCCGAACTGGGGTTGACTGAGAGGGTCTTCAGCCGCGAAGACCTGCTCGCTCTTTACACCCGTCATTTCGAACTGCTTCATCTCGATAAGAAGAGCAGCTATACTCGCATGAATAACCGCAGTTACAAGCGCAACTTCTGGTTGGCCTTGTGGCGTAAAAAATAA
- a CDS encoding metal-sensitive transcriptional regulator, translating into MKQIIPAEDPSVKKLLNRLARLEGQIKGVRRMIESGDSCSGIITQLSAVKQAAAGLAMELLENEVLCRLDRGEPIDKKHLEAIIKMK; encoded by the coding sequence ATGAAGCAGATTATTCCGGCCGAAGATCCGTCGGTCAAAAAACTTTTGAACCGCCTAGCGCGCCTCGAGGGACAGATCAAGGGTGTCAGGCGGATGATCGAATCAGGCGACAGCTGCAGCGGCATCATTACCCAGTTGTCGGCAGTGAAGCAGGCGGCCGCCGGATTGGCCATGGAGCTTCTGGAAAATGAGGTTCTCTGCCGCCTGGATCGCGGTGAACCGATAGATAAGAAGCACCTCGAAGCCATCATAAAGATGAAATGA
- a CDS encoding Glu/Leu/Phe/Val dehydrogenase, giving the protein MQNYNPLASALEQLGQVNHFLKINPNIFAQLQAPERFIEVSIPVRMDDGTTRVFTGFRSQWNSARGAYKGGIRFHPGVNENEVKALSAWMTWKTAVLNLPLGGGKGGIIVNPRELSSGELERLSRGYIRALHRNIGPDLDVPAPDVNTNAQIMAWMLDEYETIIGAHRPGTITGKPLSIGGSKVRDYATAQGAFYVLEAAAHKLGLKKHATIAIQGFGNAGSHMAQLLQEAGYKILTVSDSKCSIHNAMGLDVEAVRRHKESSGSVADCIGTENDDPDNVITYDVDILIPAALENAITAKNADQVKAKLIIEMANGPTSPEAEKILNEKGVVIVPDILANAGGVTVSYLEQVQNAYGYYWEESEVLEKLSKMMHEAFESVWAEKEKYGTTFRLGAYALAVERVAQAMADRGKS; this is encoded by the coding sequence ATGCAAAATTACAACCCTTTAGCCTCTGCTCTCGAGCAGCTAGGTCAGGTTAATCATTTCCTAAAAATTAATCCGAATATCTTCGCCCAACTCCAGGCACCGGAGCGATTTATCGAAGTCTCGATTCCGGTCAGAATGGATGACGGAACCACTCGCGTCTTTACCGGCTTCCGTTCGCAATGGAACAGCGCGAGAGGCGCTTACAAGGGCGGCATCCGTTTTCACCCGGGCGTCAACGAGAACGAGGTCAAGGCGCTTTCAGCCTGGATGACCTGGAAAACAGCCGTCTTAAACTTGCCCCTCGGCGGTGGCAAAGGCGGAATCATCGTCAACCCCAGAGAGCTTTCTTCGGGCGAGTTGGAGCGGTTGTCACGCGGTTACATTCGTGCCCTACACCGCAATATCGGTCCCGACCTCGACGTTCCGGCCCCCGACGTCAATACCAATGCCCAAATCATGGCCTGGATGCTTGATGAATACGAAACCATTATAGGCGCTCACCGCCCCGGTACTATTACTGGCAAGCCTTTATCGATCGGCGGTTCCAAGGTGCGCGACTACGCCACGGCCCAAGGTGCGTTTTACGTCCTTGAAGCTGCGGCGCACAAGCTCGGACTGAAGAAGCACGCTACCATCGCCATCCAAGGCTTCGGCAATGCCGGCAGCCACATGGCCCAGCTCTTACAGGAGGCTGGCTATAAAATACTGACCGTCAGCGATTCCAAGTGCTCCATCCATAACGCGATGGGCCTGGATGTCGAAGCGGTGCGCCGGCACAAAGAAAGTTCCGGCTCAGTCGCCGACTGCATCGGAACTGAGAACGACGATCCTGATAACGTCATAACATATGATGTCGACATCCTGATTCCCGCAGCTCTGGAAAATGCCATTACTGCAAAAAATGCTGACCAAGTCAAAGCTAAATTGATAATCGAGATGGCCAATGGCCCAACTTCGCCTGAGGCCGAAAAAATACTCAACGAAAAAGGCGTCGTAATCGTCCCCGACATCCTGGCGAATGCTGGCGGCGTGACCGTCAGCTATTTGGAGCAAGTACAGAATGCTTACGGCTACTATTGGGAGGAGTCAGAGGTCCTGGAGAAACTCAGCAAGATGATGCACGAAGCCTTCGAATCAGTTTGGGCTGAAAAGGAAAAATACGGCACGACTTTTCGTCTCGGTGCCTATGCCCTAGCCGTTGAAAGAGTGGCCCAAGCTATGGCCGATCGCGGCAAAAGCTAA
- the trxA gene encoding thioredoxin, translated as MSKTINLTDKTFENEVIKSDLPVLVDFWAPWCGPCRMMAPILDDLSTELDGKIKITKLDVENMDHAELAGKYNIQSIPNMKLFKNGQVVKEFVGYRDQETFAKELAEAIA; from the coding sequence ATGAGCAAGACAATCAATCTGACCGACAAAACCTTTGAAAATGAAGTCATCAAATCCGACCTGCCTGTGCTGGTCGATTTCTGGGCTCCTTGGTGCGGGCCCTGCCGCATGATGGCCCCGATACTGGACGACCTTTCGACGGAGCTTGATGGCAAAATCAAGATCACCAAGCTTGATGTCGAAAACATGGATCACGCCGAACTCGCTGGCAAATACAACATCCAAAGCATTCCCAATATGAAACTCTTCAAGAACGGGCAGGTCGTCAAGGAATTCGTCGGCTACCGCGACCAAGAGACCTTTGCCAAGGAATTGGCCGAAGCCATCGCTTAA